AGGTGTTGCTTGCCCTCGAATCCGAGGTCCTCGCATTCTTCATGCCAACAAAGTGATCAATGTTTGTGGAGTAAACATTAGATATCTTTAATGATTTTTCATGCATGTTCAAGATTAAATGCAATGCTATTATTTTTCTCGCAATATTTTTCATATGCAAATCGCAATATATCCTTATCATTGTTGTCGCTACGATACACACTATAAACACTATTATAATTTGCATTGAAGTGATAAAAAAATGCCACTTCTATCGTGTGATGTGGATGGGCGTTGGTGGTAATAAAAAAATGCAAATCGTGAAACATCAACTCAAAAGCATGACACAACCGTTTACACTGCCATCCCACATAGAATGCACCACATAAAAATGTCATCGAGTTGCTTGggtttcaaaacaaaatccTCGAACCACCAAAACTCGGTTTACACGCCCGAAGGCGACAGGCTACAGAAACCACTAACCATAACAAACAGCATCAAACAAATCCTTTAGAATGGAAAAGAATCAAACATAACATTCCTAAACAGAAGCTTAGTTTTGGAACGGTCATTTCAAGATACTTGAATAAAAATCAGGCTCGTACGGCGCTTTGAGAAGATGGTTTTCCTCAAATGTGTTGGTGGTGGCCAATAATTGAAGTTTGGAATCAGTTGTCTGCTGTCCAGACAGCCACATTTCGGAAGAAGCGAGGTGAACACCTTCTGGTATTGAATGCTGTATCATAGGATGAGTAATGTTGGCAACATTTTCATGCAATGCAATGGATTCCGAACCCCAGGAATTAGTTGACAGAAGAGAGAGAGCATGGTTATATTCCGGTGCTGTATCTGCTTGGGAAGAACTAAGGGCTCCCTTGGAACCTGAGAAGTATATCAAGTAAGATGAAGTAACTTGAATCACCATTGAGCTTCCAGTTATCAGATTAAATTCGTCTACATGTTATTGCATCAGAACAGAGAAGTAAATTCAAGCAAGATTTccattttcaaaatataatattacagAGAACCAAGAAACGATTCTCGATGATAAGATATCCACATTGAGAGCAAACCAAGTTCAATATAGTTTACTCCAGAATAATTACTAGGGCAGGAGCAAAGTAAACCAATATGATCCTCGATCACGAATGACTCATTTAatctggaattttttttttctgaaagCATATAAAGTAGGAAACCAACCTGGATTTGAGATCTCAGATGCCAAATACTTGGAAGCCAAAAAACTGGCTGTATTACTACCATGCATATTGAACTTGATACTTGGACCTGGTACAAGCAATTGCTCATCAGTACCTCCATATCCATTAGGCTTAAAAGAATATCCTTTTGTGACAGTGAACTTGGGGTTGCATGTGCTATCCCATGTAGAATTTGTAGGAGTTCGAGAATGAAGAATTGGGGTGTTGTTCAGCAGAAAACTCATTTGTTGCCTTCCTCCTGTACACGTAAAAAAGGAATTTAGATGGGCTTTGCATAAATTTTACTATACATATTTGAGACTAGTACTCGACCATTTCCATGTTTTCCTGTTCGTCTTCCAGTTTTATTATCATGTGAGATTTATATTTATCACCTGATTTTCGATTAGATGGTAGAGAACTATCAACAAAGCACGTAATTATTTGGAAGAAGAATCATATCAATATTACAGGTATCAATAAGTCCATTACCGTTCCATGTTGAAAACGAGGTATCAAATATGGTATACACTGTCAATAGAAATCATTTATAATAAACAACAGCAGGAATATACCATAAAATTGCGATGAGAGCCTTGCTGAGTTAAACTGGATAGCTTCCTGTTGTGGCTTGCGTCGTCGTGCATTGTGATCAGAAAGTCTTCTTCGACAACTGCGCTTCTTTTCGTCGAATTCAGACAAACCATGAAACCTTCACAGAGAAAGAAGAAACCTCAAATCTCCTAAATTCTTCCAAATCTTGCAAACAAAAAACAAGATCGCGAGAAATAGAACTCGGGGTGGAGATATGAATGTCGTATTTTAAGTCGTATTCACCCATAGATATCCTGTGACAGATATATTATTAGACTAATAAAACCAACATATATATCCTGTCCCAGATATATTATTAGACTAATAAAACCAATAAAAAGGTTTTCATCCACAGAGTATTACCTGCTACACTGCTGGCAAAAACGACGTTCAACACCTCCAACAATGACCTTTGGACATTTGGAATGGCTATCACAAACTCTGTGCTTTCGGTGATATTCCTTGGCCATTGAAAGCTCAAGATTGCAGTCCTCGACTTGACACCGTGGCATAGGGGTATTCCGACCAGATGATTTCGTTTTCTTTGGTGTACTGCTGGACGAAGTAGGCATCACAGAAAGTGACGTCGTCTTAGTATTTCCCCCGTTCCCACTACTCTCGAAATAAGTCCTCTTTCCAAGTTTCAGACCAATTAGCGGTTCCATTAAAGAATTCAAAGGtggagaagttccacaaatcTCAGTTCCTTTCATATCAATTTTCTTGTCCAAAATTTCCGGAGGACATGAGCCTGAAGTCAGGAGTTTGCATCCCATCCTTCGTAGAGGAATCCTCCGAAGCTGAAATCGAGCTCTTAGCTGAAGAGCCGTGCCCACCGTCAGAGCCAGAGGCACCACTCCCACCACCGCCACCTGACAGATTGAAGGATCCACCATTGATTTCTCCATCATCAACAATCATCCAGTCTGCTAAATGCAACTTCTTGGGACTTTCATTAGCTTTCCAACCGAATCCACCGAAGTTTTCCCAATCCCACTTGGAATTCCACTCCATGTCAGAAAAGTAGCTCATTAAACAAGCTTACTCACTTAATCTTTGAACATGGAGATCTATACATGAATTCACTCTGGATTTGTGAAATTAAAGAGCAAACATTCACAAAACAACCTCAAAAAGAACAGAGCCGACAATAAAAGGTTTCAAGAAATTAACGAGAAACTTTACCTACACGATTTGCCAATCAATCATCCCATGGAGAGCTTGCAACTCACTGTTTCACGTAGAAAGAAGAAATTGCAAAGTTAAATATCAATACATTTCACTCCCAAAATCACAGTTTTCAGACAAACTGACTCTTAAACATCACCACAGGTAAGGAATACTAAGCCCCCAAATTCCACAGTTGAAGAGTTGTATCCCAAAAATTCAAGAATCATGCCAGGCCGCCAGAAacaaatgataaaaagaaaagTATCCAACTATATTGGTGAATATATCCAGCTCCCTTAAAGCAGAGAACTActtattttatgttaaaaagaAAGACGGACGAGCTAATGCTTTTCCTTCTGCTACCCATTTACTTCACCAGATTTTGTAAGAATTATTTTTTACAGATTAATACTCACTTTCGATTACAGCAAAAGATTTGCTTTGACTTTCAGAAAATAGAGAAGGCCAAATACATGAACGAGATCGATTAAGACCCATCAAAGGGGAACCCAAGAAATTAAAAGAAAAGGGGACTCCATGTTTTGAATGAAGCTAATATTATACGCATAATATTCGAAATAACTTTATCATTCATCAAACAAAGCCATCAGTAATTAAAAAAACCCCAAGGATAAAAAAGCTATGGGAGTCGCCATCAATGACTTCCCCCTCCAAACCAAACCCAAAACaaagttcttttttttttttttcccaatttttTTTCCATGGATTGCTACTCAAGTGAAGTACAaaggcatatatatatatatatatatatatatatatatatatatatatatagctacACTAGAACAGAAGATAATATAAACATAAAATAGAATTcacttattttaatatattgacTAATTAAGCACAGTTAAAATAATGGTAGCAAAAGAGGTAGTTTATGGTCAACCATCTAGGGTTTGTTAGTGTCATCGGTAACCGAAAGTAAAAGGAAAAGCTTTTCAGCCCCACACAGAATGTTTTACCCGAAGGAAAATCAGAAGAAAAAACCACTTAACGATATCGCTTTGCAAGGACGTGGAAACGTTTCAAACACCATATAAAAAGccacttttttattttaaaaaaaaaaagcaaaatgAGCAGAAGTATGGAGAACATCCTTTTCCCCAATTCCCAGGCTGAAAATTTTTCCCGTTTTACACAgcttttcaataaaaaaaaaatccctcCACTGTTCTTCCAAAAATAGGAAGTAAAAATCACAGAAACCCATTATTTTACCGTAAACGCTTCATTGATTAATGCGCGGACTGGAAACGAGTGAGGCCTTTCCGCTGTTAGGTGGGTAATCATCATAACAAAACAGAGTCAGTTAATCCGATGAACATAGTTGAAAAAAAAACAAGTAAACAGGGGGAAAAGGACAATTACCCGACAAAGAAAATGGAATCACCCGTCCGTTATAATCATGACAGAGAGTATTGTGTGAAGACGGGAAGAAGGGGAGGGGAGGGAACGAAGAGGAGTAAAGGAAATTTAGCCGACGATCTGTTTTACCAAATGAAGAAAGTGAGTAGAAACCAAAGTGTTAAGCGAGAAATCCTTAATTtggatttatattttaaaataaagttaacattatagttgcaaaataaaatttgtagtataataataataataataataataataataattttattttggaataataattcgATAAAAGGTTGTAGTATATAAATTACTATATATACAAAATCTAATACCAATGCAATTCAGATGTtgcaaattattaattaattaattattatttttcgaaCAACAATCGACGGTGAGGGTTGGAAATTGAAGGATTGGACACGTGGACGGCGGGAGGTAAAAGAGGACAGAGGAGCATTTTTGTTTTTAGTTATGGGAACAAGTGGAACTGTGCCCACTCTTGCTCC
The Primulina tabacum isolate GXHZ01 chromosome 9, ASM2559414v2, whole genome shotgun sequence DNA segment above includes these coding regions:
- the LOC142556362 gene encoding LOW QUALITY PROTEIN: squamosa promoter-binding-like protein 3 (The sequence of the model RefSeq protein was modified relative to this genomic sequence to represent the inferred CDS: deleted 1 base in 1 codon), with protein sequence MSYFSDMEWNSKWDWENFGGFGWKANESPKKLHLADWMIVDDGEINGGSFNLSGGGGGSGASGSDGGHGSSAKSSISASEDSSTKDGMQTPDFRLMSSGNLDKKIDMKGTEICGTSPPLNSLMEPLIGLKLGKRTYFESSGNGGNTKTTSLSVMPTSSSSTPKKTKSSGRNTPMPRCQVEDCNLELSMAKEYHRKHRVCDSHSKCPKVIVGGVERRFCQQCSRFHGLSEFDEKKRSCRRRLSDHNARRRKPQQEAIQFNSARLSSQFYGGRQQMSFLLNNTPILHSRTPTNSTWDSTCNPKFTVTKGYSFKPNGYGGTDEQLLVPGPSIKFNMHGSNTASFLASKYLASEISNPGSKGALSSSQADTAPEYNHALSLLSTNSWGSESIALHENVANITHPMIQHSIPEGVHLASSEMWLSGQQTTDSKLQLLATTNTFEENHLLKAPYEPDFYSSILK